In Armatimonadota bacterium, the DNA window TCTGGTGAAAAGCGCGCGTATCGCAACCCCCGTCTTCGCGTCGCTTGCGCTGCTCCTGTTGCTGCTGATCCCCTCGGCAGTATGCGCAGGCCCCGTCGTCTATCTGGACGCAAACGGGAACTTGACGGCGATTGACAACCCCGCCGCCGTGGACGCCCTGTCCGCGCTCAAAGCTCTTGCGGGAGGCCCCCAACGAGGCCCGACCGCACTCGGACTCACTTCCGCCGTGCCGAGAGGTACTACCGTCCTGGACTTCGTGATCGAAGGCAGCGCGGTTGTAGTCAACTTCTCCCATCGGCTGACTGCGCAGGGTCTCGACGAGGCCCGGGCTCAGGCCATCTTCGAGCAGGTGAAGAACACCCTCTGGTACTACGGAGTCGAGGGTGATCTCTCCGTTCTGGCAAACGGCATCCCGTTCGCCGACTACCTTCCCGAGACCGCCGAAGTCGCTCCCGGCGCGGAGGCCCTGGCCCCGTACGCCAACGCGATCGCGAGTCTCGGAGGCAGGAGCGTGTTCCTGTCGCCGGGCCACGGCCTCTTCTGGAACGGCAGCGGATGGTACACCGCGAGGCCGGTGTACTGCTCCCCGCTCAATCAGGAGGATTATCACAACCTCGAGATGATGCGCTACCTGCAGGCTCATCTCGCCGCCGACGCCGCAACCGTGAAGCTGGCCCGATGCACGAACCTCGGCCAGGGCGCCTCTCCCTACAACGGCGGCGAGGCATGGTGGCACATGGGCGCGTCCTACTGGCTCAAGAACCTTGGATATCCGTGCTCGGTCTATGCCAGCTCGACCGGCGACTGCAACCTGGGCAGCGGAGGCACCGAGACGAACGACGACATCCGCGCCAGGCCGCTTGCGTCGGACTACGACAACACTAACATCTACATCTCTCTGCACACGAACGGCCTGTCCGGCGACTGCTACGGCTCGACGTGCCCGACCGGCACGATCACTTATTACGACTGCGGCACGGAGCACTCTTCCTGGTGCACCGTCAGCCAGAACCTCGCCAACTCGGTCCACGACTCGCTGATAAGCGCGATCCGCACGTACTACGACGGTAGCTGGACCGACAGAGGCAAGGCGAACTCGAACGGCGCATACGGCGAAATCCGCATCCCGGACCGGGCCGCCATCCTGATCGAGCTCGGCTTCCACGACACCTGCGAGAAGGATGCGGTGTACCTCAGGGACAACTGGTTCCGAAGCGTATCCATGTGGGGCATATACAACGGCATCTGCTCCTACTTCGGCACCGCTCCGACCTGGGGCTTCTACTCGTCGGAGGTCGTCAGCAACACCATCCCGAGTACGATGGCTCCCGGCGAGACCAAGTCGGTCAGCGTCACGATGAGGAACCGGGGAGTGCTCTGGAACTCCGCCCGCGGGTACAAGCTCGGTGCCGTCGGTGACAGCGATCCGTTCACCGGCACCACCAGGCAGCTGCTCTCGAGCGAGGTCGAGCCGAGCGGCACCGTGACCTTCACGTTCAACCTGACCGCTCCGACGACTCCCGGCACGTACACCACCGACTGGCGGATGGTGCGCGAGGGAGTCACCTGGTTCGGCGCCACCTGCTCGAAGACAATAACCGTTTCGTCGCCGGTGGTAGAGGTCATCCTGGACAACGCCCAGGCCGGTTTCACCGCGTCGGCGAACTGGTCCACCGGCACCTCGTCAACGGACAAGTACGGCGCCGACTACCGGTTCCGCTCGACCCAGGCGATCAGCGATGCTGCGACCTGGGCCGTCACCCTGCCGGCCGCGGGAAGCTACCAGGTGTATGCGTGGTGGCCCCAGGGCACGAACCGGTCGCTTACCGCGCCGTACATCGTCTACTACAGCGGCGGTTCGCAGACGATCAACGTGAACCAGCAGATCAACGGGGGCAAGTGGAACCTGCTGACGACCCAGAGCATGGCCGCGGGGTCGAACCAGGTCAAGCTCTCGTGCTGGACGACCCTCGGCAAGGTCGTCATGGCCGACGCCGTCAGGTGGTACAAGCCCTAGGCTCTGCACGCCTGTGAAGTCCGTTCCCGCGAGCGAGGAGGCCCCGGCAGGCGGGCCTCCTCCTTCCGACCTCTCCGCGGCGAACCCGCCGCGATCTCTGCAAAGGAGGATTACGCATTGAAAGGCACACGCATCCTACTCCTGTTGATCGGCCTGACGCTTGCGGCCGCCTCGGCATCCGCGGGTCCCGTCGTGTACCTGGACGCAGACGGCAACCCCGCCGTGGTTGACAGCGCCGCCGCCGTGGACGCCCTGTCCGCGATCAAGGCCCTCGCCGGAGGTCCCCAGCGATTCGGACTCAGTTCGGCCGTGCCGAGAGGCACCGCCGTCCTGGACCTCGTGACCGAGGGCGTCACCACGGTCGTCAACTTCTCGAACCGCCTGACTTCCCAGGGTCTCGACGAGGCCCGTACTCAGGCGATCTTCGAGCAGGTCAAGAACACCCTCTGGTACTACGGCATCGAGGGCGACGTCGTCATCCTCGTCAACGGAGTCCAGCTCGCCGACCTGCTTCCCCCCGCGCCGGATATCGTACCGCCCTTCGAGTCGGGCAAGGCCCAGGCGGGCTACGGCGTCGAGTCGCTGTCCGGGCACACCATCACGCTCTCGCCCGGCCACGGCATCTTCTGGAACGGCACCGGATGGTACACTCAGCGGCCGGTCTACTGCGCCCCCCTGAGCCAGGAGGATTTCCATAACCTGGACTATGCCCTCTACCTCACGGCATTCCTGGAGGCAGACGGCATGGTGGTGAAGAAGGTGCGCTGCCACGACAAGGCGTACGGGAACTACGGCGCCTACGAGTGGTGGAAGATGGCCTCGCCGTACTGGCTCCAGCACACCGGGTACCCGTGCACGGTCTACGGCAGCTACAGTGGATGCACGCTCGGTGACGGCGCGACCGAGGTGAACGACGACATCCGCGCCAGGCCGCTCGCGTCCGACTACGACGGCACGGACATCTATATCTCCCTGCACACGAACGGCCTGAACGGCGACTGCTACGGGGGCACCTGCCCGTCCGGCACGATCACCTACTACGACTGCGGCTCCGAGCACAAGAAGTGGTGTACCGTCAGCACCAACCTCGCCAACGCCGTTCACGACACCTTGATATCAACGATTCACAACGAAGTCGGTGACTCGTCGTGGACGAACAGGGGCAAGTCGAACTCGAACGGGGCATACGGCGAAATCCGCATCCCTGACCGGGCAGCGATCCTGATCGAACTCGCGTTTCACGACACCTGCGAGAACGATGCCGTCAAGCTGCGCGACCCGTTCTGGACCTCCGGCGCGATGTGGGGAATCTACAAGGGCGTCTGCACCTACTTCGGAACAACGCCTACCTGGGGATTCTACTCCGACGAGTACGTGAGCGACACCATCCCCGCGCAACTGGCTCCGGGCGAGACCCGACAGGTCAGCATCACGCTGAGGAACAGGGGTGTCAACTGGAACGAAGACAAGTCGTTCAGGCTCGGCGCCGTCGGTGACTCGGATCCGTTCACGGCGGCCACCCGCCACGCCATCTCCGGCAACGTCGCTCCCGGCCAGACGTACACGTGGACGTTCAGCCTGACCGCGCCGACGGTCGAGGGGAACTACGTGACCGACTGGCAGATGGTTCGAGACGGCGTGCAGTGGTTCGGCGCCGCGGTCACTCGCAGCATACAGGTAGGAGGGGCCGGCGACACCGAGCCTCCCACCGTCCCGGCGAATCTCTCCGCCGCGGCGGTATCTTCGACGCGCATAGACCTGACCTGGACGCCCTCCACCGACAACAGCGGAGTCGTCTCGGGCTACAAGGTCTTCCGCAACGGCGGCTACCTGGACACCACGAGTTCCGCCGGCTACTCGGACACGAACTGCGCGTCGAACACGACCTATACCTATGCCGTGAGCGCTTTCGACGGAGCCTTGAACGAGAGCGCGCAGAGCGCGCCCGCGCAGGCGACCACCCCTGCGGTGACCGATTTCATCATTGACAACCCGCAGGCGGCGTTCACCGGCACATGGCTCACGGGCACGTCGTCCGTGGACAAGTACGGCGACAACTACAACTACATCAGCACGTCCACCGGCGAGACCGGCACGGCCGTCTGGCGCCCTACGGTAGAGATCGCCGGAAACTACGATGTCTTCTGCTGGTACCCGCAGGGAGCTAACCGCACTACGGCCGCTCCCTACATAGTCTACTGGGACGGCGGAAGCCAACAGGTCAACGTCAACCAGCAGGCCGGCGGCGGCCAGTGGGTCGGCCTCGTCGCGGCCAAGCCGTTCGCCGCGGGCACTGCCGGATACCTGAAGCTCGGGAACGGTACCGGCGAGGCCAGCTTGGTGGTCATGGCCGATGCGGCCCGGTTCACGAAGGTCGCCGGCGGAGACACCCAGCCGCCCACCGTGCCGACGAACCTGAGCGCGACGGCAGTATCGGGCAGCCAGGTCAACCTGGCGTGGACGGCCTCGACCGACAACGTCGGCGTGGCGGGGTACAAGATCTTCCGCGGCGGCACGCAGATCGGCACCAGCGCGACCAACAGCTACTCGGACACGACCTGTGCGCCGAACACGACCTACACCTACACGGTGAGCGCGTACGACGCGGCGGACAACGAGTCGGCTCAGAGCAGTCCCGCTCAGGCGACCACCCCTGGCGACACTACGCCGCCGGTGATCTCGGGCGTGTCTGCGAGCGCCGGAGCCGGGAACTTCACCGCGAGTTGGACGACCAATGAGCCCGCTACCAGCCAGGTCGAGTACGGGCTGACGACATCCTACGGAAACCTGACGACGCTCGACGCGAACCTGGTCACCAGCCACTCCATGCAGGTGACCGGTCTGGCGCGCAGGACGACCTATCACTACAGGGTGAGGTCGAAGGACGCATCGGGCAACGAGGCGATATCCGGAGACTACACCATCAAGACGAAGTAACCATAGCGGCGAAAAGGGGGTCCGCGTCTACGCGGACCCCCTCAAAACGTTTCCCTTGCCCCGACTGCTACAGCTTCTCCAGCCCGAAACCGAACTTCGCGTATCCCGGAATCGAGACGGGCAGCTTGCCGACAGGTTGTATCCTGCCGAAAAGCATGTCCGCCGCGGCCTGAACTGTCGCGTCCGGGTAACCGTAGGTCGCCACGCTGGCCTTGGCGTCGGGGTAGTGGCAGAGGTCGTATGGCTCCCGCGCGGCGATGATCACCGCCGGCCTTCCGTTCCCGGTCTCGGACTTCGGGTCCGGCCGCACCAGTTCCCTGGTCCACGGTTCGGACTGGCAGGTGGTGAGGATGACGACCTTCGACTGCTTGATCAGCTCCCTGACCGCCGCGAGTTCCTTCTCCGTCGGCTCGTTGCTGATCCGGGCAAGCCTGGTGTTGGGATGGTACTTCCTGAGCGCGGCGGCGAACTGCTCGGTCGCGGGATGCAGCCCCGCCACCAGGACCTGGTCGGTCTTCATGAGCTTGAGCGGGAGGACCGCCCCGTCGTTCCTCAGCACGGTGACCGAACTCTCGGCGATCTCGCGCTCGAGGCTTCGGTTGGTCTCCGTCCCGACCGATTCTCTGACCGTGGAGATGTCCGTTGTCCGCCGCTGATCGAGCCCGTACTCGCTCTTGACGGCCATAATGCGCGCGACCGACTCCTCGATGCGCTCTTCGGATATCTCGCCGGACTCGACCGCCTTCAGAAGAGCGGTGCGGATCTGCGCCTGCGCCTCCAATGTGTGGCTCGCGAGCAGAATGTCGGTCCCGGCCTTCACGGCGAGCACCGACGCTTCCCCGACGCCGTAGTTGGCGGTGACCGCCTTCATCTCCATGCAGTCGGTAACGATCAGGCCGCCGAACCCCATGTGCTTTCGGAGGAGGCCGGTCAGAACGGCCGGAGAGAGCGTCGCCGGCATGCTGGGGTCGAGCGCGGTGAAGACTATGTGCGTGCTCATGACCATCGCGACTCCGGCCTTGATGCACGCCCTGAACGGGGCCAGCTCGACCTTGTTCAGCCGTTTGCGCTGATACGGTATGCTCGGCATCGAGAGGTGCGTGTCGGTGGACGTGTCGCCGTGGCCGGGGAAATGCTTCGCGCAGGCCATGATCCCGTTGGACTGGAAGCCCTCGACCGCCGCCGCCCCGAGTTCGGACACCATCTCGGGCGACTCGCCGTACGACCTGATGCCGATGATCGGGTTCAGCGGGTTGTTGTTGACGTCCACGCACGGCGCGAAGTTTGTGTTCACGCCGACGGCGGCCAACTCGCGCGCGATCGCCCCGGCGCATTCCCGCGCGAACTCGGCGGAGCGCGTCGCCCCCAGCGCCATGTTGCCCGGGAACGTCGTGAAGGGGTGCTTCATCCGGGTGATGAGGCCGCCCTCTTGGTCCGCCGCGATGAACATCGGAATGTCCGAGCGCCCCTGAAGCTCGTTCAGGGTGGATGCGATCTGCTCGGGCCCGCGAACGTTTCGGCCGAGCAGGATTATGCCTCCGACCTTGAAGTCGTCCGTCAGGATCTTGGAATGGGTGCACAGATTCTGGTTGTCGTGCTCGGTCTGTCCCTGCCAGCCGAACATGAGCATCTGGCCGATCTTCTCCCTGATGTCCAACTTGCGTCCTTACCTCTCTGCGCCGGCGAGTCTCGTCATCGTCAGGAACCCGCGGTACGCTCCCAGGAAATCGTCCGAAGCGTAGCCGATGGTCGTCGCGTCTTCCCTGACCGCCCCCGGCATGATCCCGGCCGCGTCCGCGAGCCCGGTGTTCGTGAATGCCAGTTCAAATCTTATAGGCGGTTCCAGGCTGAACGGCTCGAACTCCGGCAGCCTGTCGAACAGTCCAGCCGCCGCCGTCCTGATCCGCTCCCTCGCGGCCTCCGGGTGAAGGCAGTCGGCCGCGTACCTCGTGATAGGCTCCTTGACCGCGACCGCTTCGACCGGGCCGAGGCTCGACAGCGCCTCCCTGCACGCGGTGGAATCGCCGGTCACCATCACCACCGGCACGCCGAAGTATCCCGCCACCGCCGCGTTTATCGTGATCTCGCCCACCAGGCGCGAGTTGAGTTTCGCCGAATAGATCGTCCCGTTGTACGTGTGGCTCAGGACCGCCGCCGTCCCGGCTCCCGCGTGATATCCCACGAAGACCGCCGCGTCGAACGTCTCGTCAATTCCCTGCATCATCGAGAGCGGAGACCCTCCGCCCGTTATCAGGCGGACCCTCGGGTCGGCCTCCGCGATCTTGATGTTGCGCCCGTTCGCGTGCGAGTCGTTGACGAGAATCTCGGTCGCGCCGCCGTCGTAGAGACCTTCCACCGCCGCGCGGAGTTCCCCGGCCATCAGAGCGCGGGCGTCCTCGTATGACGGGTTGCCCGCCGAGGTCTGTTCCCAGTTCACTACGCCGCTGATGCCTTCCATGTCAACGGAAACGAACACCTTCACGAAACAGACCTCCGCGCGCCCAATCATTCACTGCTTATTCGATTATATCCCCGCGGGGTTCTTTCGTCAAGAGTTTTATGTAAACGTTTACTATTTCTTTTCTGCGAGGCAAACGGTGCGTTTGGAGAGAAGCGGGCGAATGTATGCTCGCACATCTCCCGCTGACTAAGCCCGTCCCATGCTCTTAACTCGGCATCTGAGATACGATCGGCGCCTACTCGTCCGTCGGGTCGTGGATCCGATAGGTCGCCGCCCCGAGCGTGATTCCCCCGGCAGCTACGGTAAGCGCGACGGCGATCACCGCCGAGGCCGTCATCGCGGGCGGTGCGTGGAGCAACCACAAGATGGCGCCGACCGCCAGCGGAGGGCCTATGCTCAACACGCTGAACAGCATGCTCAGCAGGTTCGCTATCCACTGCTGGGACATGTCGCCCCAGTTGGGGTAGAGCACCGCCACTGTCGTCTGGGAGCAGATCGTTCCGTAGGCGACGAACGGAAGCGCGACACCGGATATGATCATCAGGTCGGAGGTGGGCGCTCCCAGCAGGAACACCGCCGATCCGAAAAGCAGCCAGATCAACGCCCAGACCATCAGTCCGGCGTTGGCGGTCTCGGCGACCATCAGCCACCACGGTGAGATCGGCATCGGCTTGAGGATGTTCACCTGCTTGAGATCGGCCCTGAGCATCTGCCCCATGAACATGGCCAGCATATAGCTCATGTAGAGCGCAATGCCGGTCATAGCCTGGGGCGCGAGTGCGAGCAGTCCTCTGTCCCTGATGACCGCGCGGCCGAGCAGCGCGGCGACCGGGATGACAATCAGAGCGCCGATCATCGCCGACCGGCTCATGCGCAGCGAGAGCAGCATGTTCTTCCACAGGATGGCGGTCGCCCCGCGACCGAATGGAGTTACGATCGTGGCCGTCGAATGCTTCCGACCGCGCGCCAGCTCAGTGCGAAGCCTGCTGACATCGCCTGACTTCTTTGCCTCTCTGATCAACGCGCTTCTCGTGCTTGCAGCCAGGGACGGCTCGTACGGGTTCTCCTTCCGTGCGAGCACCATCGCCATGGTCCCGATCGCCATGGTTCCGAGGGCCGCCAACTGCCACGCGTGAGCCGGCTGCCACCCGTTGATGCCGGCCAAGGCCAGCCCCGACACCCATACCGCGGGCGCCGCTAGCCAGACCAGTATCGGCTGGTGGATCAGCGCAGCGATGGCGGAAGCCGCATCGCCGGTGCGAGCATATGCCCCGTAGACGGTCGCTCCCGCCAGGACCAGGATGCCGAGTCCCAGCGCCTGCACGGATCTCTTCTGCCACCGCTTCTCCACCGTGCCGTGTGCCACGATCAGGTTGATGACTGTCGAAAGATTGATGATCGTGATCGCGTAGAGGACGATTGACAGCCAGGCGACCAGGTCCAGGATCGGGATGGACGCAACCATTCGAGACGCCTGCATCCCGATGAACACGCCCATCAGGGCTAGCAACAGAGCGAACTTGGCGTATATGGCGCCCAGCTTCAGGCCCATGATGATCCGACGGTCGATCGGCATGGCGATCAGGACATCCATCTCCGCCTGGCTGTAGATGATCAGGCTGTTCGAGAACGCGTGGGCGATCGCGCCCAGCGAGATCCAGATCGTGACGAAGAGCAGAATGGACTGCATCATTTCCACGAGCTGTCCCACTATTGGCGGCTGTTGGTTCATTCCCCTGGTGGCAGCGAACGCCTGCATCAGCACGAAGAAACCTATCCAGACGATGAAGAGCACCGTCGGGATCAGGCGCTTCGGCGTCCGAAGGGTGATCCGGACCAGGTTCGCGAGTTGGCGGCACTCAAGGTACAGCAGGGGTCTCAACTTGTTCGGCCTCTTCGGTGAGCTTGAGGAATACGTCTTCCAGTGTCGCGTCGGAGCGCATCTGAGCGCGCTCGTGCAGCTCGCCGAGTGTGCCCTCGGTCACGACGTGCCCCCGGTCAATGATAAGTATCCGGTCGCAGAGCCGCTCAGCCGTGTCGAGCATGTGCGTGCTGACCAGGATCGAGCACCCGGCCGCCTTCGCCTCGAGCATCATGTTCTTCAACTCGCGCGCGCCCTTGGGGTCGACGCCGATCAGCGGCTCGTCGAAAAGGACCACCTGGGCGTCGTGGATGAATGCGCATGCCACCGCGAGCTTCTGCTTCATGCCCTTCGAGAGCGTCGCCACAAGCTCATTCTTCTTCTCGTCGAGGTCGAACTTCTCGAGCAGAGAGTTCGCTCTCTCTTCGAACTTGTCGAGGGTGTCGTAGGCCATCGCGATGAATCTGAGGTGCTCGTGGACGGTGAGCATCTCGTAAGGGTTCGGCGTCTCGGGGACGAACGCGAGGTTCTTCTTCGCGCCGGTCTCGTCCTTCGCCAGGTCGTGCCCGGCGACTTCGATGCGCCCGGAGGTAGGCCGGATTATGCCGGCGATGGAGCGCAGGATGGTCGTCTTCCCAGCGCCGTTCGGGCCGAGCAGCCCGAGGATCTCACCGTCGGCGACGGTGAAACTGATGCCGTCCACGGCGAGCGTGGTCTTGTACTGCTTCCTCAACTGGTCTACGATCAGCACGTGCTTGCTCCCTGTCGAGCGCATCAGTTCGCCGGGCACCGGTCACTTCCCCTACCGCATCTCCTGCCCGCCGGTGACGTTGATCGCCTGGCCCGTCATGTAGCTCGACTGCTCGGACGCCAGGAAGACCACCACGTTCGTCACATCATCGTAGGCGCATCCTCGTCCGAGCGGCACCTGGCCGAGGTACTTCTCCTTCACCTGCTCGACGGTGATCCCCTGCGTGCGCGCGTACTGCTCGAAGAGGCTGTCCTGCCAGAGCGTGCCGTCGAGGAGGTTGCCGGGGCAGATCGCGTTCACCCGGACGCCGTGCGGCGCCATCTCAAGCGCGAGGCTCTGCGTCAAACCGATCCCGCCGAACTTGCTCGCGGCGTAGGCGGAGTTCTTGAAACTGCCCTTCTTGCC includes these proteins:
- a CDS encoding N-acetylmuramoyl-L-alanine amidase, whose product is MKSARIATPVFASLALLLLLLIPSAVCAGPVVYLDANGNLTAIDNPAAVDALSALKALAGGPQRGPTALGLTSAVPRGTTVLDFVIEGSAVVVNFSHRLTAQGLDEARAQAIFEQVKNTLWYYGVEGDLSVLANGIPFADYLPETAEVAPGAEALAPYANAIASLGGRSVFLSPGHGLFWNGSGWYTARPVYCSPLNQEDYHNLEMMRYLQAHLAADAATVKLARCTNLGQGASPYNGGEAWWHMGASYWLKNLGYPCSVYASSTGDCNLGSGGTETNDDIRARPLASDYDNTNIYISLHTNGLSGDCYGSTCPTGTITYYDCGTEHSSWCTVSQNLANSVHDSLISAIRTYYDGSWTDRGKANSNGAYGEIRIPDRAAILIELGFHDTCEKDAVYLRDNWFRSVSMWGIYNGICSYFGTAPTWGFYSSEVVSNTIPSTMAPGETKSVSVTMRNRGVLWNSARGYKLGAVGDSDPFTGTTRQLLSSEVEPSGTVTFTFNLTAPTTPGTYTTDWRMVREGVTWFGATCSKTITVSSPVVEVILDNAQAGFTASANWSTGTSSTDKYGADYRFRSTQAISDAATWAVTLPAAGSYQVYAWWPQGTNRSLTAPYIVYYSGGSQTINVNQQINGGKWNLLTTQSMAAGSNQVKLSCWTTLGKVVMADAVRWYKP
- a CDS encoding N-acetylmuramoyl-L-alanine amidase, which gives rise to MKGTRILLLLIGLTLAAASASAGPVVYLDADGNPAVVDSAAAVDALSAIKALAGGPQRFGLSSAVPRGTAVLDLVTEGVTTVVNFSNRLTSQGLDEARTQAIFEQVKNTLWYYGIEGDVVILVNGVQLADLLPPAPDIVPPFESGKAQAGYGVESLSGHTITLSPGHGIFWNGTGWYTQRPVYCAPLSQEDFHNLDYALYLTAFLEADGMVVKKVRCHDKAYGNYGAYEWWKMASPYWLQHTGYPCTVYGSYSGCTLGDGATEVNDDIRARPLASDYDGTDIYISLHTNGLNGDCYGGTCPSGTITYYDCGSEHKKWCTVSTNLANAVHDTLISTIHNEVGDSSWTNRGKSNSNGAYGEIRIPDRAAILIELAFHDTCENDAVKLRDPFWTSGAMWGIYKGVCTYFGTTPTWGFYSDEYVSDTIPAQLAPGETRQVSITLRNRGVNWNEDKSFRLGAVGDSDPFTAATRHAISGNVAPGQTYTWTFSLTAPTVEGNYVTDWQMVRDGVQWFGAAVTRSIQVGGAGDTEPPTVPANLSAAAVSSTRIDLTWTPSTDNSGVVSGYKVFRNGGYLDTTSSAGYSDTNCASNTTYTYAVSAFDGALNESAQSAPAQATTPAVTDFIIDNPQAAFTGTWLTGTSSVDKYGDNYNYISTSTGETGTAVWRPTVEIAGNYDVFCWYPQGANRTTAAPYIVYWDGGSQQVNVNQQAGGGQWVGLVAAKPFAAGTAGYLKLGNGTGEASLVVMADAARFTKVAGGDTQPPTVPTNLSATAVSGSQVNLAWTASTDNVGVAGYKIFRGGTQIGTSATNSYSDTTCAPNTTYTYTVSAYDAADNESAQSSPAQATTPGDTTPPVISGVSASAGAGNFTASWTTNEPATSQVEYGLTTSYGNLTTLDANLVTSHSMQVTGLARRTTYHYRVRSKDASGNEAISGDYTIKTK
- a CDS encoding glycoside hydrolase family 3 C-terminal domain-containing protein, producing MDIREKIGQMLMFGWQGQTEHDNQNLCTHSKILTDDFKVGGIILLGRNVRGPEQIASTLNELQGRSDIPMFIAADQEGGLITRMKHPFTTFPGNMALGATRSAEFARECAGAIARELAAVGVNTNFAPCVDVNNNPLNPIIGIRSYGESPEMVSELGAAAVEGFQSNGIMACAKHFPGHGDTSTDTHLSMPSIPYQRKRLNKVELAPFRACIKAGVAMVMSTHIVFTALDPSMPATLSPAVLTGLLRKHMGFGGLIVTDCMEMKAVTANYGVGEASVLAVKAGTDILLASHTLEAQAQIRTALLKAVESGEISEERIEESVARIMAVKSEYGLDQRRTTDISTVRESVGTETNRSLEREIAESSVTVLRNDGAVLPLKLMKTDQVLVAGLHPATEQFAAALRKYHPNTRLARISNEPTEKELAAVRELIKQSKVVILTTCQSEPWTRELVRPDPKSETGNGRPAVIIAAREPYDLCHYPDAKASVATYGYPDATVQAAADMLFGRIQPVGKLPVSIPGYAKFGFGLEKL
- a CDS encoding M55 family metallopeptidase; this encodes MKVFVSVDMEGISGVVNWEQTSAGNPSYEDARALMAGELRAAVEGLYDGGATEILVNDSHANGRNIKIAEADPRVRLITGGGSPLSMMQGIDETFDAAVFVGYHAGAGTAAVLSHTYNGTIYSAKLNSRLVGEITINAAVAGYFGVPVVMVTGDSTACREALSSLGPVEAVAVKEPITRYAADCLHPEAARERIRTAAAGLFDRLPEFEPFSLEPPIRFELAFTNTGLADAAGIMPGAVREDATTIGYASDDFLGAYRGFLTMTRLAGAER
- a CDS encoding ABC transporter ATP-binding protein, translated to MRSTGSKHVLIVDQLRKQYKTTLAVDGISFTVADGEILGLLGPNGAGKTTILRSIAGIIRPTSGRIEVAGHDLAKDETGAKKNLAFVPETPNPYEMLTVHEHLRFIAMAYDTLDKFEERANSLLEKFDLDEKKNELVATLSKGMKQKLAVACAFIHDAQVVLFDEPLIGVDPKGARELKNMMLEAKAAGCSILVSTHMLDTAERLCDRILIIDRGHVVTEGTLGELHERAQMRSDATLEDVFLKLTEEAEQVETPAVP